One Marinibacterium anthonyi genomic region harbors:
- a CDS encoding putative acetyltransferase: MTDTPKTTVRPLAPSDREVWGELWHAYLDFYETTLPDAVYDSTFARLMGSDPYDPIGLIAEVDGRPVGLVHYLFHRHCWKIENTCYLQDLYVRADTRGTGAGRALIQAVYAAADAEGVPSVYWTTQHFNETARKLYDRIGTLTPFIKYQRP; the protein is encoded by the coding sequence ATGACCGATACGCCCAAAACAACCGTTCGCCCGCTTGCGCCGTCCGATCGCGAGGTCTGGGGCGAGCTGTGGCACGCCTATCTCGACTTTTACGAAACCACGCTGCCGGACGCGGTCTATGACAGCACCTTCGCCCGGCTCATGGGGTCCGACCCCTATGACCCGATCGGCCTGATCGCCGAAGTCGACGGCCGGCCCGTGGGCCTGGTGCATTACCTGTTCCACCGCCATTGCTGGAAGATCGAAAACACCTGCTACCTGCAGGATCTTTACGTGCGCGCCGACACCCGCGGCACCGGCGCGGGCCGCGCGTTGATCCAGGCGGTCTATGCCGCCGCCGATGCCGAAGGCGTGCCGTCGGTCTACTGGACCACGCAGCATTTCAACGAAACGGCGCGCAAGCTGTATGACCGGATCGGCACGCTGACGCCGTTCATCAAGTACCAGAGGCCCTGA
- the erpA_2 gene encoding Iron-sulfur cluster insertion protein ErpA, producing the protein MQLPPKVTERAFARLAEIGAATQGQALRVAVEGGGCSGFQYEIALDTPGAEDLVLEGQGQKVVVDAVSLPFLENAVIDFTEELIGARFVIENPNATSSCGCGTSFSI; encoded by the coding sequence ATGCAACTGCCCCCCAAAGTGACGGAACGCGCCTTTGCCCGCCTGGCCGAAATCGGCGCGGCGACCCAGGGCCAGGCCCTGCGGGTGGCCGTCGAAGGCGGCGGCTGCTCGGGCTTCCAATACGAGATCGCGCTGGACACCCCAGGCGCCGAGGATCTGGTGCTGGAAGGCCAGGGCCAGAAAGTGGTGGTGGACGCCGTGTCGCTGCCCTTCCTGGAAAACGCCGTCATCGATTTCACCGAAGAACTGATCGGCGCGCGTTTCGTGATCGAAAACCCCAACGCCACATCGTCCTGCGGCTGCGGCACGTCGTTTTCGATCTGA
- the argS gene encoding Arginine--tRNA ligase: MNLFADIRGVVLDALGAMVDAGDLPGGLNLANVTVEPPRDALHGDMATNAAMVLAKPAGLKPRDIAEKLSSRLISDDRIISADVAGPGFLNLRLAPAVWQSVFGAVLAEDDGFGRSGMGQGLKVNVEYVSANPTGPLHVGHTRGAVFGDALASLLDYAGYDVTREYYINDGGAQVDVLARSVYLRYLEAHGQDVEFPSGTYPGEYLIEVGQALKDKVGDAYVGQGEEVWLEDIREFATEKMMDLIRGDLKALGVEMDVFYSEKSLYGTGRIEAALKELDEKGLIYVGVLEPPKGKTPEDWEPREQTLFKSTDHGDDVDRPVKKSDGAWTYFAPDIAYHYDKITRGFDMLIDVFGADHGGYVKRMKAAVSALSEGKVPLDIKLTQLVRLFKNGEPFKMSKRAGNFVTLRDVVDQVGPDVTRFVMLTRKNDAPLDFDFDKVLEQSRENPVFYVQYAHARVNSVMRRATEAGIACDIDTLKTADLAKLDHDAELGLARKLAEWPRLVEIAARTNEPHRIAFYLYELAGDFHALWNRGNEETGLRFLQEDDPATSQSKLALARAVAVVISSGLGILGVTPAEEMR; encoded by the coding sequence ATGAACCTTTTTGCCGACATTCGGGGCGTTGTGCTCGACGCGCTCGGCGCCATGGTCGACGCGGGCGACCTGCCCGGCGGCCTGAACCTTGCCAACGTGACGGTCGAACCGCCGCGTGACGCGCTGCATGGGGACATGGCGACCAATGCCGCCATGGTGCTGGCCAAGCCCGCCGGCCTGAAACCCCGTGACATCGCCGAAAAGCTCAGTTCGCGCCTGATCTCGGACGATCGGATCATCTCGGCCGACGTGGCGGGGCCCGGGTTCCTGAACCTGCGACTGGCGCCGGCGGTCTGGCAAAGCGTCTTCGGCGCGGTGCTGGCCGAGGACGACGGGTTCGGCCGGTCCGGCATGGGGCAGGGGCTGAAGGTCAACGTCGAATATGTCTCGGCCAACCCGACGGGGCCACTGCACGTGGGCCACACGCGCGGCGCGGTCTTCGGCGATGCGCTGGCCAGCCTGCTGGATTACGCGGGCTATGACGTCACGCGCGAATATTACATCAACGACGGCGGCGCGCAGGTCGATGTGCTCGCGCGGTCGGTCTACCTGCGCTACCTTGAAGCCCATGGGCAGGACGTCGAATTCCCGTCCGGCACCTATCCCGGCGAATACCTGATCGAAGTCGGTCAGGCGCTGAAGGACAAGGTGGGCGATGCCTATGTCGGGCAGGGCGAAGAGGTCTGGCTGGAAGACATCCGCGAATTCGCCACCGAGAAGATGATGGACCTGATCCGGGGCGACCTGAAGGCGCTTGGGGTCGAGATGGACGTTTTCTATTCGGAAAAGTCGCTGTATGGCACCGGCCGGATCGAAGCGGCGCTGAAGGAGCTGGACGAGAAGGGCCTGATCTATGTCGGCGTGCTGGAACCACCGAAGGGCAAGACGCCCGAGGATTGGGAGCCGCGCGAGCAGACGCTGTTCAAGTCGACCGATCATGGCGACGACGTGGACCGGCCGGTCAAGAAGTCGGACGGTGCCTGGACCTATTTCGCTCCCGACATCGCCTATCACTACGACAAGATCACCCGCGGCTTCGACATGCTGATCGACGTCTTCGGCGCCGATCACGGCGGTTACGTCAAGCGGATGAAGGCGGCGGTGTCGGCGCTGTCCGAAGGCAAGGTGCCGCTGGATATCAAACTGACACAACTTGTCAGACTGTTCAAAAACGGCGAACCCTTCAAGATGTCCAAGCGGGCGGGCAATTTTGTCACCCTGCGCGACGTGGTCGACCAGGTGGGCCCGGACGTGACCCGGTTCGTCATGCTGACGCGCAAGAACGACGCGCCGCTGGACTTCGATTTCGACAAGGTGCTGGAACAAAGCCGCGAGAACCCGGTGTTCTACGTGCAATACGCCCATGCGCGGGTGAATTCGGTCATGCGCCGCGCGACCGAGGCCGGCATCGCCTGTGACATCGACACGCTGAAGACCGCCGATCTGGCCAAGCTGGACCACGACGCCGAACTGGGCCTGGCCCGGAAGCTGGCCGAATGGCCGCGCCTTGTCGAGATCGCCGCGCGGACCAACGAACCGCACCGGATCGCCTTTTACCTGTACGAACTGGCGGGCGACTTCCACGCGCTCTGGAACCGGGGCAACGAAGAGACCGGGCTGCGCTTTCTGCAGGAGGACGATCCGGCCACAAGCCAGTCCAAACTGGCGCTTGCAAGGGCGGTTGCCGTTGTTATTTCGTCGGGACTTGGTATTCTTGGCGTGACACCGGCGGAAGAAATGCGGTGA
- the dksA gene encoding DnaK suppressor protein produces MSKELNLTDVDGHSEGAQMKQEVFLPDDYRPAEDEPFMNDRQLEYFRRKLLTWKAELLAESRDTIEGLQDSTRNIPDVADRASEETDRALELRTRDRQRKLVAKIDAALRRIDEGEYGYCDVTGEPISLKRLDARPIATMSLEAQERHERREKVHRDD; encoded by the coding sequence ATGTCTAAGGAACTGAATTTGACGGACGTTGATGGCCATTCCGAGGGAGCCCAGATGAAGCAGGAAGTCTTTCTGCCGGACGATTATCGCCCGGCTGAGGATGAGCCGTTCATGAATGACCGGCAACTGGAATATTTCCGCCGCAAGTTGTTGACGTGGAAGGCAGAATTGCTTGCCGAAAGCCGCGACACCATCGAGGGTCTGCAGGACAGTACCCGCAACATCCCCGATGTGGCCGACCGCGCCAGCGAAGAAACCGATCGCGCGCTTGAACTGCGCACGCGTGACCGCCAGCGCAAGCTGGTCGCCAAGATCGATGCGGCCCTGCGCCGGATCGATGAAGGTGAATACGGCTATTGCGACGTGACCGGTGAACCGATCTCGCTCAAGCGTCTTGATGCCCGTCCGATTGCCACGATGAGCCTTGAGGCCCAGGAACGGCACGAACGGCGCGAGAAGGTCCACCGCGACGACTGA
- a CDS encoding EamA-like transporter family protein — MSLVEGVGARVAWAGAGLVVAYTGLISSADAITKVIAGGYAAPQMYALSGLMVMGFSLLADRHPSQRQGLRTTRPWAMAVRSGATVVAALAFFNAFRLLPFAEVFLFIGLMPLLAGLMSGPILGEHVRPVSWAALAVGFAGVLCLFPDGLVAVTPGHGWALLASLAGTLSMVMARYIGRFERNALAQVFYPNAALAGAMGLALPFVWVAMPLADLGWVAGYAGVLFLARWVLVVALRMMAAYVVTPLMNLQFVWMVALGTLVFGEVPAPGIFLGVMIVVGSGLFLVVEAEIARQQAVA, encoded by the coding sequence GTGAGCCTGGTGGAAGGGGTCGGCGCAAGGGTCGCGTGGGCCGGGGCGGGGTTGGTGGTGGCCTATACCGGGCTGATTTCGTCGGCGGACGCGATCACCAAGGTGATTGCCGGGGGCTATGCCGCGCCGCAGATGTATGCGCTGAGCGGGCTGATGGTGATGGGCTTTTCGCTGCTGGCGGACCGGCATCCCAGCCAGCGGCAGGGGCTGCGCACGACGCGGCCCTGGGCGATGGCGGTGCGGTCGGGGGCGACGGTGGTTGCCGCGCTGGCGTTCTTCAACGCCTTCCGCCTGCTGCCCTTTGCCGAGGTCTTCCTGTTCATCGGGCTGATGCCGCTGCTGGCGGGGCTGATGTCGGGGCCGATCCTGGGCGAACATGTGCGTCCGGTGTCCTGGGCGGCGCTGGCGGTGGGGTTCGCGGGTGTGCTGTGCCTGTTCCCTGACGGGCTGGTTGCGGTGACGCCGGGCCATGGCTGGGCGCTGCTGGCGTCGCTGGCGGGGACGCTGTCGATGGTGATGGCGCGGTATATCGGGCGGTTCGAACGCAATGCGCTGGCGCAGGTGTTTTATCCCAATGCCGCCCTGGCGGGGGCGATGGGGCTGGCGCTGCCGTTCGTCTGGGTGGCGATGCCGCTGGCCGACCTGGGCTGGGTGGCGGGCTATGCCGGGGTGCTGTTCCTGGCGCGCTGGGTTCTGGTGGTGGCGCTGCGGATGATGGCGGCCTACGTGGTGACGCCGCTGATGAACCTGCAATTCGTCTGGATGGTGGCGCTTGGCACGCTGGTCTTCGGCGAGGTTCCGGCGCCGGGGATCTTCCTGGGCGTGATGATCGTCGTGGGATCCGGCCTGTTCCTGGTGGTCGAGGCCGAGATCGCGCGCCAGCAGGCGGTGGCCTGA
- the xthA_2 gene encoding Exodeoxyribonuclease III — MKIATFNINGIRARAEALPAWLDEAQPDVVLLQEIKSVDEGFPRELFEDRGYNVETHGQKSFNGVAILSKLPLEDVTRGLPGDDDDEQARWIEATVVGDTAVRLCGLYLPNGNPVPGPKYDYKLAWMERLKARAADLLAGEEIAVMAGDYNIIPQAEDAARPDAWRDDALFRLESREAFRRVVNLGFTDALRATTQAPGVYSFWDYQAGAWNKNDGIRIDHLLLTPQAADRLTDCGIDAGIRGREKPSDHVPVWIELEA; from the coding sequence ATGAAGATCGCGACGTTCAACATCAACGGCATCCGCGCCCGGGCCGAAGCCCTGCCCGCCTGGCTGGACGAGGCGCAGCCCGACGTCGTGCTCCTGCAAGAGATCAAGTCGGTCGACGAGGGTTTCCCCAGGGAGCTGTTCGAAGACCGGGGCTACAACGTGGAAACCCACGGGCAGAAGTCCTTCAACGGCGTCGCGATCCTGTCCAAACTCCCCCTCGAAGACGTCACCCGCGGACTTCCCGGCGATGACGACGACGAACAGGCCCGCTGGATCGAGGCGACGGTGGTCGGCGACACCGCAGTGCGCCTGTGCGGTCTCTACCTGCCCAACGGCAACCCTGTGCCCGGCCCCAAATACGACTACAAGCTTGCCTGGATGGAACGCCTGAAAGCCCGCGCCGCCGACCTGCTGGCCGGCGAAGAGATCGCGGTCATGGCGGGCGATTACAACATCATCCCCCAGGCCGAAGACGCCGCCCGCCCCGATGCCTGGCGCGACGACGCCCTTTTCCGCCTGGAAAGCCGCGAGGCGTTTCGCCGGGTGGTCAACCTGGGTTTCACCGACGCCCTGCGCGCCACCACCCAGGCCCCGGGCGTCTATTCCTTCTGGGATTACCAGGCCGGCGCCTGGAACAAGAACGACGGCATCCGCATCGACCACCTCCTGCTGACCCCCCAGGCCGCCGACCGCCTGACCGATTGCGGCATCGACGCCGGGATCCGCGGCCGCGAGAAGCCCTCGGACCACGTGCCTGTGTGGATCGAGCTGGAAGCCTGA
- the nagZ gene encoding Beta-hexosaminidase, whose product MTRPNATILDAEGLRLSPQEKAFFRSADPFGFILFARNIDTADQIRALTSEMREAVGRDAPVLIDQEGGRVQRIWPPLARKWLPPLDFARAAGAGAARAMYIRARLIADELKGYGIDTDCAPMLDVARPETHPFLQNRCYGSDPDVVASLGRATAQGFLDGGVLPVMKHMPGHGLAIADSHHDLPRVASSLEELSDVDFAPFRALNDLPMGMTAHIVFDRIGPDPATVSSQVIGLIRDDIGFDGLLMTDDISMKALAGTAPDITRKALKAGCDLVLYCNQTLDDRMKVADAAGDMSDASMARADKSLEKRQTPKPLDIAALEEELDALMGRGPGDD is encoded by the coding sequence ATGACCCGGCCCAATGCCACCATCCTCGATGCCGAAGGCCTGCGGCTGAGCCCGCAGGAAAAGGCGTTCTTCCGGTCGGCCGATCCGTTTGGGTTCATCCTGTTCGCCCGCAACATCGACACGGCCGACCAGATCCGCGCGCTGACGTCGGAAATGCGCGAGGCCGTGGGCCGCGACGCGCCGGTGCTGATCGACCAGGAAGGCGGGCGGGTGCAACGCATCTGGCCACCGCTGGCGCGCAAGTGGTTGCCGCCGCTGGATTTTGCCAGGGCCGCCGGGGCAGGGGCCGCGCGCGCGATGTACATTCGCGCCCGCCTGATCGCCGACGAGCTGAAGGGGTATGGCATCGACACTGATTGCGCGCCGATGCTGGACGTGGCGCGCCCGGAAACCCACCCGTTCCTGCAAAACCGCTGTTACGGCAGCGACCCGGACGTGGTCGCGTCGCTGGGGCGGGCGACGGCGCAGGGGTTCCTGGATGGCGGCGTGCTGCCGGTCATGAAACACATGCCGGGCCACGGCCTGGCCATCGCCGACAGCCACCACGACCTGCCGCGCGTGGCGTCGTCGCTGGAGGAACTGTCGGACGTGGATTTCGCCCCGTTCCGCGCGCTGAACGATCTGCCCATGGGAATGACGGCGCATATCGTCTTTGACCGCATCGGGCCGGATCCGGCGACGGTGTCGTCCCAGGTGATCGGGCTGATCCGCGATGACATCGGCTTTGACGGGCTGCTGATGACCGACGATATCTCGATGAAGGCGCTGGCCGGGACGGCGCCTGACATCACCCGAAAGGCGCTGAAAGCGGGCTGCGATCTGGTGCTGTATTGCAACCAGACGCTGGACGATCGCATGAAAGTGGCCGACGCCGCCGGAGACATGTCGGACGCGTCGATGGCGCGCGCTGACAAATCCCTGGAAAAGCGTCAGACCCCCAAGCCGCTTGACATAGCCGCCCTCGAAGAGGAGCTTGACGCCCTCATGGGGCGCGGGCCGGGTGATGACTGA
- a CDS encoding ATP-dependent Clp protease ATP-binding subunit ClpA: MKFQGTENYVATDDLTVAVNAAVTLERPLLVKGEPGTGKTELARQVADALGLRMLEWNIKSTTRAQQGLYEYDAVSRLRDSQLGDERVHDVRNYLRKGKLWDAFSADEKVVLLIDEIDKADIEFPNDLLQELDKMEFHVYETGETIRAKQRPIVIITSNNEKELPDAFLRRCFFHYIRFPDPDTMRRIVGVHHPGIKDALLTTALTQFYELRETPGLKKKPSTSEVLDWLKLLLAEDLSPEDLKRDGASALPKLHGALLKNEQDVHLFERLAFMARGQR; this comes from the coding sequence ATGAAATTTCAAGGCACCGAGAACTATGTCGCAACCGACGACCTCACGGTCGCCGTGAACGCCGCCGTCACGCTCGAAAGGCCCCTGCTGGTCAAGGGCGAACCCGGCACCGGCAAGACGGAGCTTGCGCGCCAGGTCGCCGATGCCTTGGGTCTACGGATGCTTGAATGGAACATCAAGTCGACCACAAGGGCCCAGCAGGGGCTTTACGAATATGACGCCGTCAGCCGCCTAAGGGACAGTCAACTGGGCGATGAACGCGTGCATGATGTGCGAAACTACCTTCGGAAAGGTAAACTCTGGGACGCTTTCTCGGCGGACGAGAAAGTCGTGCTGCTGATCGACGAGATCGACAAGGCGGATATCGAATTCCCCAACGACCTTTTGCAGGAACTCGACAAGATGGAGTTCCACGTCTACGAGACCGGCGAAACGATCCGCGCGAAACAGCGCCCCATCGTCATCATCACCTCGAACAACGAAAAGGAGCTGCCCGACGCCTTCCTGCGCCGCTGCTTCTTCCACTATATCCGCTTTCCCGATCCCGACACGATGCGCCGCATCGTCGGGGTCCACCACCCCGGCATCAAGGATGCGCTGCTGACCACCGCGCTGACCCAGTTCTACGAGCTGCGCGAGACGCCGGGGCTGAAGAAGAAGCCCTCGACCTCCGAAGTGCTCGACTGGCTGAAACTGCTGCTGGCCGAGGACCTGTCGCCGGAGGATCTGAAACGCGACGGCGCCTCGGCCCTGCCCAAGCTGCACGGCGCGCTGCTGAAGAACGAACAGGACGTGCACCTGTTCGAACGGCTGGCCTTCATGGCCCGGGGCCAGCGGTAA
- the nicC gene encoding 6-hydroxynicotinate 3-monooxygenase precursor, which yields MADGEVLVLGAGIGGLAAALCFHRRGCAVRVVEQADAIAEVGAGLQISPNGGAVLRALGLGKGLDAQSVRAEAVVLSDYRRPGDVLRLDLRRRPDQVYGFLHRADLIALLEDAVRRAGIPVDLGCRVVRVVPGDPAWVEFEDGARATADLVVGADGLHSVARAALNGALNGADAPFFTGQVAWRAVVPLSQPLRPEARVVMAPGRHVVFYPLRDGRFANLVAVREQAEWVDEGWHITGDPDRLRQTFAAFRGPVRPLLDAVEKVGVWGLFRHPVAARWHGGAVAILGDAAHPTLPFLAQGANLALEDAWVLAQSWDGTAGSLATYQARRRDRARKVISAANRNAWKYHVRFGPARLLGHAGLSVLGAVAPDRMVRQFDWIYGYDVTA from the coding sequence ATGGCTGACGGCGAGGTGCTGGTTCTGGGCGCGGGCATCGGCGGGCTGGCGGCGGCGCTGTGCTTTCACCGGCGCGGATGCGCGGTGCGGGTGGTGGAACAGGCCGACGCGATTGCCGAGGTCGGCGCCGGCCTGCAGATCAGCCCGAACGGAGGCGCCGTTCTGCGGGCCCTGGGGCTTGGCAAGGGGCTTGACGCGCAGTCAGTGCGGGCCGAGGCGGTGGTGCTGTCCGACTACCGCCGCCCGGGCGATGTGCTGCGGCTGGACCTGCGGCGGCGGCCCGACCAGGTCTATGGTTTCCTTCATCGCGCGGATTTGATTGCCCTGCTGGAGGATGCGGTGCGCAGGGCCGGGATTCCGGTCGACCTGGGCTGCCGGGTGGTGCGGGTGGTCCCGGGCGATCCGGCCTGGGTGGAGTTCGAGGATGGCGCGCGCGCGACCGCCGACCTGGTCGTGGGCGCCGACGGGTTGCATTCGGTGGCGCGGGCGGCGCTGAACGGGGCGCTGAACGGGGCGGATGCGCCGTTCTTCACCGGCCAGGTGGCCTGGCGCGCGGTGGTGCCCCTGTCGCAGCCCCTGCGACCCGAGGCGCGGGTGGTCATGGCGCCGGGGCGTCACGTGGTCTTCTATCCGCTGCGGGACGGGCGGTTCGCCAACCTCGTGGCGGTGCGCGAACAGGCGGAATGGGTCGACGAAGGCTGGCACATCACGGGCGACCCGGACCGGTTGCGCCAGACATTCGCGGCCTTCCGCGGACCGGTGCGCCCACTGCTGGATGCGGTGGAAAAGGTCGGCGTCTGGGGGCTGTTCCGCCACCCTGTGGCGGCGCGTTGGCACGGTGGCGCGGTCGCGATCCTGGGCGACGCGGCGCATCCGACGCTGCCGTTCCTGGCGCAGGGGGCGAACCTGGCGCTGGAAGACGCCTGGGTCCTGGCGCAAAGCTGGGACGGAACGGCGGGATCGCTGGCCACCTACCAGGCGCGCCGGCGGGACAGGGCGCGAAAGGTGATCTCGGCGGCCAATCGCAACGCCTGGAAATATCACGTCCGATTTGGCCCAGCCCGGCTGTTGGGGCACGCGGGCCTGTCGGTGCTGGGGGCGGTGGCGCCGGACAGGATGGTGCGGCAGTTCGACTGGATCTACGGATACGACGTCACCGCCTGA
- the ftsN gene encoding Cell division protein FtsN has product MADMDYAPQAGVGEERSSRGFGNAVTVASAILSLTFMAGVGVWGYKLMVRDVSGVPVVRAIEGPMRIQPEDPGGQTADHMGLAVNAVAASGTAEDAPDKLILAPKPVALRDEDMPVSVLEKRQEAEIQKASAEGVETEADEVVEDGPVKLTSEEDIAALVEELTKDVKPLDELGEQTAAIQPDVDWGEEVEDDPTEETDAPSIESQVDDTPAAVINGPGVRRSPRPLPRPASLKRPTIAPDVQRAIEAATAQVAEVDPDKLAPGTRLAQLGAFDSPEIARDEWQKLIARFGDYLEGKSRVVQQASSGGRTFYRLRAMGFEDLSDARRFCSALVAEGADCIPVVTR; this is encoded by the coding sequence ATGGCAGACATGGACTACGCGCCGCAGGCGGGCGTAGGGGAAGAACGGTCTTCCCGTGGATTTGGCAATGCAGTGACGGTGGCCAGCGCCATCCTGTCGCTGACCTTCATGGCGGGCGTCGGCGTCTGGGGCTACAAGCTCATGGTGCGTGACGTCAGTGGCGTGCCGGTGGTGCGCGCGATCGAAGGCCCGATGCGCATACAACCCGAAGATCCCGGCGGGCAGACCGCCGACCACATGGGGCTGGCCGTCAACGCGGTCGCCGCCAGCGGCACCGCCGAAGATGCACCCGACAAGCTGATCCTGGCGCCGAAACCCGTCGCGCTCAGGGACGAAGACATGCCCGTCAGCGTGCTGGAAAAACGGCAAGAGGCCGAGATCCAGAAAGCATCTGCCGAGGGCGTTGAAACCGAAGCTGACGAGGTGGTCGAAGATGGCCCCGTCAAGCTGACCAGCGAAGAAGACATCGCGGCCCTGGTTGAAGAGCTGACAAAAGATGTCAAACCGTTGGACGAGCTTGGCGAGCAGACGGCCGCGATCCAGCCGGATGTGGATTGGGGCGAAGAGGTCGAGGACGATCCGACCGAAGAAACCGACGCACCGTCCATCGAAAGCCAGGTCGACGACACCCCCGCCGCCGTGATCAACGGTCCCGGCGTGCGCCGGTCGCCGCGCCCGCTGCCGCGTCCGGCGTCGCTGAAACGTCCGACCATCGCCCCGGATGTCCAGCGCGCCATCGAAGCGGCCACCGCCCAGGTGGCCGAGGTCGATCCCGACAAGCTGGCCCCGGGCACCAGGCTGGCCCAGCTTGGCGCCTTCGACAGCCCCGAGATCGCGCGCGACGAATGGCAAAAGCTGATCGCGCGCTTTGGCGATTATCTCGAAGGCAAGTCCCGCGTCGTCCAGCAGGCCTCAAGTGGGGGACGCACCTTCTACCGGCTGCGCGCCATGGGGTTCGAGGACCTGTCCGATGCCCGCCGGTTCTGTTCGGCGCTGGTCGCCGAGGGCGCCGATTGCATCCCCGTCGTGACACGGTAA
- the dgt_2 gene encoding Deoxyguanosinetriphosphate triphosphohydrolase, whose protein sequence is MRAAYASDPKTSRGRLVPEEDSSFRSCFQRDRDRIIHSGAFRRLKHKTQVFVEHEGDNYRTRLTHSIEVAQVARTIAGALGLNGELTEAVALAHDLGHTPFGHTGEDALHALMAPYGGFDHNAQAIRIVTKLEQHYARFDGCNLTWETLEGIAKHNGPVVGDLPWELSEYNEIHDLELHTHASAEAQVAALSDDIAYNNHDLLDGLRAGLFTDDEVAELPIVGAAYAEVDALYPGLEYGRRRHEALRRVFGVMVGDVIDVSRARLAASGAQSAADIRHLGAPVIAFSDSLWADLKQIRTFLFGHMYRAPAVMKKRQEVTCVVNDLFPLFMAQPDLMPTRWQKAVKPDDTALARLVSDYIAGMTDRFALQEHARLLGPGD, encoded by the coding sequence ATGCGCGCGGCTTATGCCTCGGATCCGAAGACCAGCAGGGGACGGCTGGTCCCGGAAGAGGACAGTTCCTTCCGCTCCTGCTTTCAGCGGGACAGGGACCGGATCATCCATTCCGGCGCCTTTCGGCGTCTGAAACACAAGACCCAGGTCTTCGTCGAACACGAAGGCGACAATTACCGCACCCGGCTGACCCATTCGATCGAGGTCGCGCAGGTGGCCCGCACCATCGCCGGCGCGCTTGGCCTGAACGGCGAGCTGACCGAAGCCGTGGCGCTGGCCCATGACCTGGGCCACACGCCCTTTGGCCACACCGGCGAAGACGCGCTGCACGCGCTGATGGCGCCCTATGGCGGGTTCGATCACAACGCCCAGGCGATCCGCATCGTCACCAAGCTGGAACAGCATTACGCGCGCTTCGACGGCTGCAACCTGACATGGGAAACGCTGGAAGGCATCGCCAAGCACAATGGTCCCGTGGTCGGCGACCTGCCGTGGGAATTGTCGGAATACAACGAGATCCACGACCTGGAACTGCACACCCACGCCAGCGCCGAAGCGCAGGTGGCGGCGCTGTCCGATGATATCGCCTATAACAACCACGACCTGCTGGACGGTCTGCGCGCCGGGCTGTTCACCGATGACGAGGTGGCCGAGCTTCCCATCGTCGGCGCGGCCTACGCCGAAGTCGACGCGCTGTATCCGGGGCTGGAATATGGCCGGCGCCGGCACGAGGCGCTGCGCCGGGTCTTTGGCGTGATGGTGGGTGACGTGATCGACGTGTCGCGGGCCAGGCTTGCGGCGTCGGGGGCGCAAAGCGCCGCCGACATCCGCCACCTGGGCGCCCCGGTCATCGCGTTTTCCGACAGCCTGTGGGCGGATCTGAAGCAGATCCGGACGTTCCTGTTCGGGCATATGTACCGGGCGCCCGCCGTGATGAAGAAGCGCCAGGAAGTGACCTGTGTGGTCAATGACCTGTTTCCGCTGTTCATGGCGCAGCCCGACCTGATGCCGACCCGCTGGCAAAAGGCGGTAAAGCCCGACGATACCGCGCTGGCCCGGCTGGTCAGCGATTATATCGCCGGGATGACCGACCGCTTCGCGCTGCAGGAACATGCGCGGCTTCTGGGACCCGGCGATTGA
- the uspG_2 gene encoding Universal stress protein G, with amino-acid sequence MYKNILVPVIFDQDHDTTGAYAVARKLADDGAALTLLHVMEPLPAYVETQIPEQYLTESRKEIQTLLDEAVATVPGAQSALVHGHAGRSIVTYAKDHGIDCVIMASHKHGIGDYFVGSTADWVVRHVNCCVHVIR; translated from the coding sequence ATGTACAAGAACATCCTCGTTCCCGTGATCTTCGATCAGGATCACGACACCACCGGCGCCTATGCGGTGGCACGCAAGCTGGCCGACGACGGCGCGGCGCTGACGCTGCTGCACGTGATGGAACCGCTTCCGGCCTACGTCGAAACCCAGATCCCCGAACAATACCTCACCGAATCCCGCAAGGAGATCCAGACCCTGCTGGACGAGGCCGTGGCCACCGTTCCCGGCGCGCAAAGCGCGCTGGTGCATGGTCATGCGGGGCGGTCCATCGTGACCTATGCCAAGGACCACGGGATCGATTGCGTGATCATGGCCTCGCACAAGCACGGGATAGGCGATTACTTTGTCGGCTCGACCGCCGACTGGGTGGTGCGCCACGTCAATTGCTGCGTGCACGTGATCCGCTGA